In Rhizobium oryzihabitans, one DNA window encodes the following:
- a CDS encoding OpgC family protein has protein sequence MKRFDLIDGMRGYFLVFMLINHLVFAGGFWLVEINHRQFAFVEDAQGFVFLSGLLIGMVYARKMMKYGYDAGKQMIWNRAMELYRYAMGLVIAVLFFRMVIPHAPYIWYNWLGMTSFDDPLRLAAIATFLFQPTFMDILPQYIVYMLFAPILVKLCLDGKWAYVMAGSLLVWMAGQLGLQQIVTTPLNELVKGADEQGIRVSFNLLGWQLVFYSALVLGAMTAQNRIPWKAIFSPQQTWLPKAALLICLFFMPLRIATAWGLMPEFVMGKFSTMEIRADFGPVYLINFLAVGVGLTWLVIAGPKHHRPIVRSIAEGVIWVLSLKFLQLLGRHSLQVYVWHVAIVYGVYYLDGRTAELSQVSKTLIAFTAIGLLALPALWRERDKWIGSSGQKTAGA, from the coding sequence ATGAAACGCTTTGACCTGATCGACGGGATGCGTGGTTACTTCCTCGTCTTCATGCTGATCAACCATCTGGTGTTTGCCGGCGGCTTCTGGCTGGTGGAAATCAATCACCGCCAGTTTGCCTTCGTGGAAGATGCGCAGGGTTTCGTCTTTTTGTCCGGTCTGCTGATCGGCATGGTCTATGCCCGCAAGATGATGAAATACGGTTATGACGCCGGCAAACAGATGATCTGGAACCGCGCGATGGAGCTCTATCGCTATGCGATGGGTCTCGTCATCGCCGTGTTGTTCTTCCGCATGGTTATCCCGCATGCGCCCTATATCTGGTACAACTGGCTGGGGATGACCTCGTTTGACGATCCGCTGCGTCTGGCGGCGATTGCGACATTCCTCTTCCAGCCGACCTTCATGGATATTCTGCCGCAGTACATCGTCTACATGCTGTTTGCACCGATCCTCGTTAAGCTGTGCCTTGACGGTAAATGGGCCTATGTCATGGCTGGCTCGCTGCTGGTCTGGATGGCCGGCCAGCTCGGTCTCCAGCAGATCGTGACGACGCCGCTCAACGAACTCGTCAAGGGTGCGGACGAGCAGGGCATCCGTGTCAGCTTCAACCTGCTGGGCTGGCAGCTGGTGTTCTATTCTGCGCTCGTGCTGGGCGCGATGACGGCGCAGAACCGCATTCCGTGGAAGGCGATCTTCTCGCCGCAGCAAACATGGCTTCCGAAGGCGGCACTTCTCATCTGCCTGTTTTTCATGCCGCTGCGCATCGCAACCGCCTGGGGCCTGATGCCGGAATTCGTGATGGGCAAGTTTTCCACCATGGAAATCCGCGCCGATTTCGGACCGGTCTACCTCATCAACTTCCTTGCTGTCGGCGTCGGTTTGACCTGGCTGGTGATCGCCGGTCCGAAGCATCACCGCCCGATCGTGCGCTCGATTGCCGAGGGTGTGATCTGGGTGCTGTCGCTGAAGTTCCTGCAGCTCCTCGGCCGCCATTCGCTTCAGGTCTATGTCTGGCACGTGGCCATTGTCTATGGCGTCTATTATCTGGACGGCCGTACGGCCGAACTGTCGCAGGTCAGCAAGACACTGATCGCCTTCACTGCAATCGGCTTGCTGGCTCTGCCGGCCCTGTGGCGGGAGCGCGACAAGTGGATTGGCAGCAGTGGCCAGAAGACGGCCGGCGCTTAA
- a CDS encoding outer membrane protein, translating to MKNALAGFLAVLLTGTSAVGADLYQAEPAPAYVEAPEVQITQSSGWYLRGDVGYSFNKLRGAHYYQGGPGGYLQDFDTATIKDSYIIGAGVGYQFNNYFRSDVTFDYMGKSDFRGSTSGGCGVSPSGGCVSTDLSSLRAYTLMANAYVDLGTYGRVTPYVGGGIGGSYVKWDKLRNTSCSTNGLGCDPTTEHGGKGKWRFAYALMAGASIDITCNLKADVGYRFRHINKGDMFGYENNGGPGRDKGLYSHEVRVGGRYVFNGCDTAQYMPPADIPLQPAVYK from the coding sequence ATGAAAAACGCCCTGGCTGGATTTCTGGCCGTTCTGCTGACCGGCACAAGCGCCGTCGGCGCCGATCTTTACCAAGCCGAACCCGCACCGGCCTATGTCGAGGCACCCGAAGTTCAGATCACGCAGTCGAGCGGCTGGTATCTGCGCGGCGACGTCGGTTATTCCTTCAACAAGCTGCGTGGCGCCCACTATTATCAGGGTGGACCGGGTGGTTATCTGCAGGATTTTGATACGGCGACGATCAAGGACAGCTATATCATTGGCGCAGGTGTCGGTTATCAGTTCAACAACTATTTCCGCAGCGACGTGACCTTCGACTATATGGGCAAGTCCGATTTCCGCGGCTCCACGAGCGGCGGTTGCGGTGTTTCGCCCTCGGGTGGATGCGTCTCGACCGATCTGAGTTCGCTCCGGGCCTATACACTGATGGCCAATGCCTATGTCGATCTTGGCACCTATGGCCGTGTCACGCCTTATGTCGGTGGTGGTATCGGCGGCTCCTATGTCAAGTGGGACAAGCTGCGCAATACCTCGTGCAGCACCAATGGCCTCGGCTGCGACCCGACCACGGAACACGGCGGCAAGGGCAAGTGGCGCTTCGCCTACGCCCTGATGGCCGGTGCCTCCATCGATATTACCTGTAATTTGAAGGCTGATGTCGGCTACCGTTTCCGCCACATCAACAAGGGCGACATGTTCGGTTACGAGAACAATGGTGGTCCGGGCCGAGACAAGGGCCTCTATTCGCATGAAGTGCGCGTTGGTGGCCGTTATGTCTTCAACGGTTGCGACACCGCGCAATACATGCCGCCTGCCGATATTCCGCTGCAGCCTGCCGTTTATAAATAA
- the mnmA gene encoding tRNA 2-thiouridine(34) synthase MnmA yields MNTLDFDKRPEDTRIVVAMSGGVDSSVVAGILKREGYDVLGITLQLYDHGAAVHRAGSCCAGQDIDDARRVCETLGIPHYVLDYEARFRETVINPFAEAYAMGETPIPCVACNQTVKFADLLATAKELGADALATGHYIRSRPNPVAGQPGRRALYRPIDSDRDQSWFLFATTQEQIDYLRFPLGGLSKAETRALAEDMGLVVAKKADSQDICFVPQGKYTDIINKLKPNAALAGDIVHLDGRVLGRHDGIVHYTIGQRRGIGVATGEPLYVVHLDARGRRVIVGPREALETRRVYLRDMNWLGDGELAADAGQGFACFAKVRSTRPPTEAILHADENGIYVDLMTGEAGVAPGQACVLYSAPGADARVYGGGFIERSERSVDAEASLKALLEKPVAA; encoded by the coding sequence GTGAATACGCTCGATTTTGACAAGAGGCCGGAAGACACCCGGATCGTTGTCGCCATGTCCGGTGGCGTCGATTCCTCGGTTGTGGCCGGTATCCTTAAGCGCGAGGGCTACGATGTCCTCGGCATAACCCTCCAGCTTTATGATCACGGTGCGGCCGTGCACCGCGCCGGCTCCTGTTGCGCCGGGCAGGACATTGACGATGCGCGCAGGGTCTGCGAAACGCTCGGCATTCCCCACTATGTGCTGGATTATGAAGCGCGGTTCCGTGAAACTGTCATCAATCCCTTCGCCGAAGCCTATGCGATGGGTGAAACGCCGATCCCCTGCGTCGCCTGCAACCAGACGGTAAAATTCGCCGATCTGCTCGCGACGGCAAAGGAACTCGGTGCCGATGCGCTGGCGACCGGCCATTATATCCGCTCGCGTCCCAACCCCGTTGCCGGTCAGCCCGGCCGCCGCGCGCTTTATCGCCCGATCGACAGCGACCGTGACCAGAGCTGGTTCCTGTTTGCGACGACGCAGGAGCAGATCGACTATCTGCGCTTTCCGCTCGGCGGCCTCTCCAAGGCCGAGACGCGCGCTTTGGCAGAAGATATGGGTCTGGTCGTGGCCAAGAAGGCCGACAGTCAGGACATCTGTTTCGTGCCGCAGGGCAAATATACCGATATCATCAACAAGCTGAAGCCGAATGCGGCATTGGCGGGCGATATCGTCCATCTGGACGGCCGCGTGCTCGGCCGTCATGACGGCATCGTGCATTACACCATCGGCCAGCGCCGGGGCATCGGTGTTGCAACCGGAGAGCCGCTCTATGTGGTGCATCTCGATGCACGTGGGCGCCGGGTTATCGTCGGGCCGCGCGAAGCGCTGGAAACCCGCCGTGTCTACCTGCGCGACATGAACTGGCTTGGCGATGGCGAGCTTGCAGCGGATGCCGGGCAGGGCTTTGCCTGTTTCGCCAAGGTGCGCTCCACCCGCCCGCCAACCGAAGCGATCCTGCATGCCGACGAAAACGGTATCTATGTGGATCTGATGACCGGTGAGGCCGGTGTCGCTCCCGGTCAGGCCTGCGTGCTCTATTCCGCACCCGGCGCGGATGCCCGCGTTTACGGTGGCGGCTTCATCGAACGTTCGGAACGCTCGGTGGACGCCGAGGCTTCGCTGAAGGCGCTTTTGGAAAAGCCGGTTGCCGCCTGA
- a CDS encoding phosphoserine transaminase, with the protein MTDIVKPDVRPDNTHFSSGPCSKRPGWSLDALSDAPLGRSHRAKVGKAKLKQAIDLTREVLNVPADYRIGIVPASDTGAVEMALWSLLGERGVDMLAWESFGAGWVTDVVKQLKLKDVRKFEADYGLLPNLAEVDFDRDVVFTWNGTTSGVRVPNADFIPADRKGLTICDATSAAFAQDMDFTKLDVVTFSWQKVLGGEGGHGVIILSPRAVERLLSYAPAWPLPKIFRMVSSGKLIEGIFTGETINTPSMLCVEDYIDALLWAKNLGGLKALIGRADANAKVIYDFIEKNDWIANLAVKPETRSNTSVCLKIVDPEVQALDPAAQADFAKGVVALLEKENVALDIGAYRDAPSGLRIWAGATIETADMEAVMPWLAWAYQTQKAALSKAAA; encoded by the coding sequence ATGACAGATATCGTGAAGCCGGACGTCCGTCCGGACAATACGCATTTTTCCTCTGGTCCCTGCTCGAAGCGTCCCGGTTGGTCGCTAGATGCTCTTTCCGATGCGCCGCTCGGTCGCTCGCATCGCGCCAAGGTTGGCAAAGCCAAGCTGAAGCAGGCCATTGATCTCACTCGCGAAGTTCTCAATGTTCCCGCCGATTATCGTATCGGTATCGTTCCCGCGTCCGACACCGGTGCCGTTGAAATGGCGCTCTGGTCGCTGCTCGGTGAACGCGGCGTTGATATGCTCGCCTGGGAAAGCTTCGGCGCTGGCTGGGTCACCGATGTCGTCAAGCAGTTGAAGCTGAAGGACGTTCGCAAGTTCGAGGCCGATTACGGCCTGCTGCCGAACCTTGCCGAAGTCGATTTCGACCGTGACGTGGTTTTCACCTGGAACGGCACCACCTCCGGCGTTCGCGTCCCCAATGCCGATTTCATCCCGGCTGACCGCAAGGGCCTGACCATCTGCGACGCCACTTCGGCGGCCTTCGCACAGGACATGGACTTTACCAAACTCGACGTCGTCACCTTCTCCTGGCAGAAGGTTCTGGGCGGTGAGGGTGGCCATGGCGTCATCATCCTTTCGCCCCGTGCTGTCGAGCGTCTGCTGAGCTACGCGCCGGCATGGCCGCTGCCGAAAATCTTCCGCATGGTTTCCAGCGGCAAGCTGATCGAAGGCATCTTCACCGGCGAAACCATCAATACGCCGTCCATGCTCTGCGTAGAGGATTACATCGACGCGCTGCTGTGGGCGAAGAACCTCGGTGGCCTCAAGGCACTGATCGGCCGTGCCGATGCCAATGCCAAGGTCATCTACGACTTCATCGAAAAGAATGACTGGATCGCCAACCTGGCCGTCAAGCCGGAAACCCGCTCCAACACCTCCGTCTGCCTGAAGATCGTCGATCCCGAGGTGCAGGCGCTGGATCCAGCCGCGCAGGCTGATTTCGCCAAGGGCGTCGTCGCCCTGCTCGAAAAGGAAAATGTCGCCCTCGATATCGGCGCTTACCGTGACGCACCGTCCGGTCTGCGTATCTGGGCCGGCGCCACCATCGAGACGGCGGATATGGAAGCCGTCATGCCCTGGCTCGCCTGGGCCTACCAGACGCAGAAGGCAGCACTTTCCAAGGCTGCCGCCTGA
- a CDS encoding Tim44 domain-containing protein codes for MFAAFRRFKGLFAVAALGIAVSFVAVDMAEARRASGGFGSRGTRTFSTPPATNTAPGQTAPINRSMTPNTNQAAPSAAQPARPGAQAPQQNRGLFGGMMGGLMGGLLMGGLFGMLMGGGFGGMAGFFGMLLQVLLIGGLVMLAMRFFASRRQGQPAYGAAGGSQRTDHSGSSFNGGSQAGPSASSFKIPKIGALAGAAGGAAAATAATAKPVAHENAISEGDEIGITQGDLETFQKMLEDVQSAYGAEDYGTLRKLTTPEAMSYLAEELSDNATSGVKNEVRDITLLQGDVAEAWHEEGQDYATVAMRYSAIDIMRDRTSGKVIEGDDQHPAEAVEMWTFVRRGGNDNWQVAAIQAAA; via the coding sequence ATGTTTGCTGCCTTTCGGCGCTTCAAGGGTTTGTTCGCAGTCGCCGCGCTTGGTATCGCGGTGTCTTTCGTAGCGGTCGACATGGCGGAAGCACGCCGTGCAAGCGGCGGTTTCGGCAGCCGTGGCACGAGGACGTTTTCCACGCCGCCGGCAACCAATACGGCCCCCGGACAGACCGCGCCGATCAACCGCAGCATGACGCCCAATACCAATCAGGCAGCACCGAGCGCCGCTCAGCCGGCCCGCCCCGGCGCGCAGGCGCCACAGCAAAATCGTGGCCTGTTTGGCGGCATGATGGGTGGTCTGATGGGCGGCCTGTTGATGGGTGGTCTGTTCGGCATGCTGATGGGCGGCGGTTTTGGCGGCATGGCCGGTTTCTTCGGCATGCTGCTGCAGGTACTGCTTATCGGTGGTCTGGTCATGCTCGCCATGCGTTTCTTCGCATCGCGCCGTCAGGGCCAGCCCGCTTATGGTGCAGCCGGTGGCTCTCAGCGAACGGATCATTCCGGTTCTTCCTTTAATGGCGGCTCACAGGCAGGTCCTTCCGCGTCTTCGTTCAAGATTCCGAAGATCGGCGCGCTTGCCGGTGCTGCGGGCGGGGCTGCCGCGGCCACTGCCGCAACGGCGAAGCCGGTGGCGCACGAGAACGCCATTTCCGAAGGTGACGAGATCGGCATCACCCAGGGAGATCTCGAAACCTTCCAGAAAATGCTGGAAGACGTTCAGTCGGCTTATGGGGCCGAAGACTACGGCACGTTGCGCAAGCTGACGACGCCGGAAGCCATGTCCTACCTCGCCGAGGAATTGAGTGACAACGCCACGAGCGGCGTGAAAAACGAAGTGCGTGACATAACGCTGCTGCAGGGCGATGTCGCCGAAGCCTGGCACGAAGAGGGCCAGGATTACGCGACGGTTGCGATGCGCTACTCCGCGATCGACATTATGCGCGACCGCACCTCGGGCAAGGTTATCGAAGGTGACGACCAGCATCCTGCCGAAGCGGTTGAGATGTGGACCTTCGTCCGCCGTGGCGGCAACGACAACTGGCAGGTCGCCGCAATTCAGGCCGCTGCCTGA
- the serA gene encoding phosphoglycerate dehydrogenase encodes MAPRVLVSDELSETAVQIFRDRGVEVDFQPKLGKDKDKLAEIIGNYDGLAIRSATKATEKLIEAATNLKVIGRAGIGVDNVDIPAASRRGIIVMNTPFGNSITTAEHAIALMFAVARQLPAADSSTQAGKWEKSKFMGVEITGKTLGVIGAGNIGSIVCSRALGLKMHVLAYDPFLSPERAQEMGVTKVELDELLAQADFITLHVPMTDKTRGILNAENLAKTKKGVRIVNCARGGLVDEAALADAIKSGHVAGAGFDVFEVEPATESPLFGLPNVVCTPHLGASTTEAQENVALQVAEQMSDYLVKGAVSNAINMPSITAEEAPRLKPFIRLADVLGSFVGQVQESATKEIEILYDGATANMNTKALTSALLAGLIRSQVADVNMVSAPVMIKEKGIILSEVKRDKTGVYDGYIKLTVKTENQIRSVAGTVFSDGKPRFIQIKNINMDADVGSHMIYITNTDVPGMIGFMGTTLGEAGVNIANFQLGREKEGGDAIALLYVDGPVSETVLDKLRANPAIRQVKPLTFNVD; translated from the coding sequence ATGGCACCTCGCGTACTCGTATCCGACGAACTGTCGGAAACCGCCGTCCAGATTTTCCGTGATCGTGGCGTCGAAGTCGATTTCCAGCCGAAACTCGGCAAGGACAAGGACAAGCTTGCCGAAATCATCGGCAATTACGATGGTCTCGCCATCCGCTCCGCCACAAAGGCAACCGAAAAGCTGATCGAGGCGGCAACCAACCTCAAGGTCATCGGCCGCGCCGGCATCGGCGTCGACAATGTCGATATTCCGGCTGCATCGCGCCGCGGTATCATTGTCATGAACACGCCTTTCGGCAACTCCATCACGACAGCGGAACATGCGATTGCGCTGATGTTTGCCGTTGCGCGCCAGCTTCCGGCAGCCGACAGCTCCACGCAGGCCGGCAAGTGGGAAAAGTCGAAATTCATGGGTGTCGAAATCACCGGCAAGACGCTCGGCGTCATCGGTGCCGGCAATATCGGCTCCATCGTCTGCTCGCGTGCACTCGGCCTCAAGATGCATGTTCTGGCCTATGACCCCTTCCTGTCGCCCGAGCGTGCGCAGGAAATGGGCGTCACCAAGGTTGAGCTGGACGAGTTGCTAGCCCAGGCCGATTTCATCACCCTGCATGTGCCGATGACCGACAAGACGCGCGGCATTCTCAATGCAGAGAACCTTGCGAAGACCAAGAAGGGCGTGCGTATCGTCAACTGCGCCCGTGGCGGTCTGGTGGATGAAGCGGCCCTTGCCGACGCTATCAAGTCCGGCCATGTCGCCGGCGCCGGTTTTGACGTGTTCGAAGTCGAGCCCGCCACCGAAAGCCCGCTTTTCGGCCTGCCGAACGTCGTCTGCACGCCGCATCTTGGCGCATCGACCACGGAAGCGCAGGAAAACGTCGCCCTTCAGGTTGCCGAGCAGATGTCGGATTATCTCGTCAAGGGTGCCGTCTCCAACGCCATCAATATGCCGTCGATCACGGCCGAGGAAGCGCCGCGCCTGAAGCCGTTCATTCGTCTCGCGGATGTTCTCGGTTCCTTCGTCGGCCAGGTGCAGGAAAGCGCCACCAAGGAAATCGAAATCCTTTATGATGGCGCAACCGCCAACATGAATACCAAGGCGCTGACCAGCGCGTTGCTGGCCGGCCTGATCCGCAGCCAGGTTGCGGATGTGAACATGGTTTCCGCACCTGTGATGATCAAGGAAAAGGGCATCATCCTCTCCGAGGTCAAGCGCGATAAGACCGGCGTTTACGACGGTTACATCAAGCTGACGGTCAAGACGGAAAACCAGATCCGCTCGGTTGCCGGCACGGTGTTCTCGGATGGCAAGCCGCGCTTCATCCAGATCAAGAACATCAACATGGATGCGGATGTCGGATCGCACATGATCTACATCACCAACACCGACGTTCCCGGCATGATCGGCTTCATGGGCACCACGCTCGGCGAGGCTGGCGTCAACATCGCCAACTTCCAGCTTGGCCGCGAAAAGGAAGGCGGCGACGCCATCGCACTTCTTTATGTCGATGGCCCGGTTTCCGAAACCGTGCTGGACAAGCTGCGCGCCAACCCGGCGATCCGCCAGGTCAAGCCGCTGACTTTCAACGTCGACTGA